A region of Marnyiella aurantia DNA encodes the following proteins:
- a CDS encoding VOC family protein, with amino-acid sequence MAKLNPYLNFDGTALEAFTLYQSVFGGEFVGGIMRMGDAPGTENLPEDEKNRIMHIALPIGGDLLMASDVSPSMGQRVTAGNSNYISIFTESRDEADRFFNALSEGGEVEMPMEDQFWGDYFGSFRDRFGIHWMINHNDSVQI; translated from the coding sequence ATGGCAAAACTAAATCCTTACTTAAATTTTGACGGTACCGCACTGGAAGCTTTTACCCTTTATCAAAGTGTTTTCGGGGGAGAATTTGTGGGCGGAATAATGCGGATGGGTGATGCACCGGGCACTGAGAATCTTCCTGAAGACGAAAAGAACCGGATTATGCATATCGCATTACCGATAGGTGGTGACTTGCTTATGGCTTCTGACGTTAGCCCCAGTATGGGACAGCGCGTTACCGCCGGCAACAGCAATTATATTTCGATTTTTACTGAATCCCGTGACGAGGCTGACCGTTTTTTTAATGCACTTTCCGAAGGCGGCGAGGTGGAGATGCCCATGGAAGATCAGTTCTGGGGCGACTACTTCGGCAGCTTTCGCGACCGTTTCGGGATTCACTGGATGATTAACCATAACGACAGTGTTCAAATTTGA
- a CDS encoding VOC family protein, with translation MKNNIFPCLWFNGDGRNAADFYCQTFAGKISVDAEYVINIELFGQKLMILDAGPQFEKNASISFMVLCESEEEVNSYWQALAEDGLVLMELGEYPWSKKYGWVRDRFGVTWQIYLGEKQGTQKMIPTLMFLHENNGRAKEAMKFYTQTFPSSQMGRILKYGDGVGNESHEIPEHIQHAHFELDGYSFFCMDSSHDHKFDFSEGISIVVMTDNQEETDRLWNALALDGGQESMCGWLKDKFGVSWQIVPKRLLELMNGSDRERGANVAQAMMQMRKIEIAELEKAYVL, from the coding sequence ATGAAAAATAACATTTTCCCATGCCTCTGGTTCAACGGTGATGGCAGAAATGCTGCAGATTTTTACTGCCAAACTTTTGCCGGTAAAATTAGTGTAGATGCAGAATACGTCATCAACATTGAGCTTTTCGGCCAAAAACTGATGATTCTGGATGCAGGGCCACAGTTTGAAAAGAATGCCTCCATTTCCTTTATGGTCCTTTGTGAAAGTGAAGAGGAGGTGAACAGTTATTGGCAGGCACTTGCAGAAGATGGGCTGGTACTTATGGAACTTGGCGAATATCCATGGAGTAAAAAATATGGCTGGGTGCGGGACCGGTTTGGCGTAACCTGGCAAATATATCTCGGCGAAAAGCAGGGAACCCAAAAAATGATACCTACCTTGATGTTTCTTCATGAAAATAATGGTCGTGCAAAAGAGGCAATGAAATTTTATACACAAACGTTTCCTTCTTCCCAAATGGGCCGCATTTTGAAGTATGGAGACGGTGTGGGTAATGAATCACACGAAATTCCGGAACATATTCAGCATGCCCATTTCGAACTGGACGGTTATTCATTTTTTTGTATGGACAGTTCCCATGATCATAAATTTGACTTCAGTGAAGGGATTTCAATTGTTGTAATGACGGATAATCAGGAAGAAACAGACCGCCTTTGGAATGCTCTCGCCTTAGATGGTGGACAAGAATCCATGTGTGGATGGCTCAAAGATAAATTTGGTGTAAGCTGGCAAATCGTCCCGAAAAGGTTGTTGGAACTGATGAATGGTTCAGACCGCGAAAGAGGTGCAAATGTGGCGCAGGCCATGATGCAGATGCGGAAAATTGAGATTGCTGAACTGGAGAAAGCTTATGTTTTGTAA
- a CDS encoding Crp/Fnr family transcriptional regulator → MKKSLQHIYSHFLLSQENVREIMDAHDEVNITKGDILLSEGQIAAAYYIVEDGLVRAYVNGLDGSEITTEFFIENEIVIIPSSLFQKIPSAENVQAVTDCTLFKIDYEKFQELFHRQEGLREWGRAWFSYQLFTMKQRSLDMITETASARYLKLMKDKPQIIRQAPLKHIATYLGITDTSLSRIRKEIIAK, encoded by the coding sequence GTGAAAAAGTCATTGCAGCATATTTACTCCCACTTCCTCCTCAGCCAGGAGAATGTGCGCGAAATTATGGATGCTCACGATGAGGTCAACATTACTAAGGGTGACATATTGCTTAGTGAGGGCCAGATTGCAGCGGCTTATTATATTGTTGAAGATGGCCTGGTCCGTGCCTATGTAAATGGTTTGGACGGCTCGGAGATTACTACGGAGTTTTTTATTGAAAATGAAATTGTAATTATTCCTTCATCCTTATTTCAAAAAATTCCTTCTGCAGAAAATGTTCAGGCAGTCACCGACTGTACTTTGTTTAAGATCGACTATGAAAAATTTCAGGAACTCTTCCACCGCCAGGAAGGTCTGCGGGAGTGGGGCAGGGCATGGTTCTCCTATCAGCTTTTTACGATGAAGCAGCGGTCTCTGGATATGATTACTGAAACAGCATCCGCCCGATACCTTAAACTCATGAAAGACAAGCCGCAAATTATCAGGCAGGCGCCTTTAAAACATATCGCAACCTATCTGGGCATCACCGACACATCGTTAAGCAGGATCCGAAAGGAGATTATCGCGAAATAG
- a CDS encoding M23 family metallopeptidase — protein sequence MKNNHSSLAAQYFCPFITRILLAFLILSSITAFAQQKWDIKFYNEVKGREVEIYADNNEHMPMSAMFDFKLNNMISTLANGKSVVIPARTKKFLLAKVKVIKADLGNSFSYTNTYNFGDVTASAHDDNLIYWLPFEKGKTKLIFQGYNGKFSHQNSAALDFSLEEGEKVFTARGGTVVEVEESNNRNCPDISCARFNNYILIMHSDGTFADYSHLKQNGSIVRPGSKVERGQHIGYSGSTGFSNGPHLHFSVFNNRIDGKRSYIKTKFRTSEQDAVLLEEKKRYTKNY from the coding sequence ATGAAAAATAATCACTCCAGCTTGGCAGCGCAGTATTTCTGTCCCTTTATAACGAGGATTCTTCTTGCTTTTCTAATCCTTTCGTCTATAACAGCGTTTGCCCAGCAGAAATGGGATATAAAATTTTATAATGAGGTTAAAGGCCGTGAGGTTGAAATTTACGCAGACAATAATGAACATATGCCAATGTCTGCAATGTTTGATTTTAAACTGAACAATATGATTTCTACTCTGGCAAATGGTAAATCAGTGGTTATTCCTGCACGAACTAAAAAGTTCCTGCTTGCCAAAGTTAAAGTCATAAAGGCTGATTTGGGTAACAGTTTCAGCTATACCAATACTTATAATTTTGGAGATGTTACAGCATCGGCTCATGATGATAACCTTATTTACTGGCTGCCCTTCGAAAAAGGAAAAACAAAACTCATCTTTCAGGGTTACAACGGTAAGTTTTCGCATCAGAATTCTGCAGCACTGGATTTTTCACTTGAAGAGGGCGAAAAGGTTTTTACCGCCCGGGGAGGCACAGTGGTTGAGGTAGAGGAAAGCAATAACCGTAACTGCCCCGATATAAGTTGCGCACGGTTTAACAATTATATACTGATCATGCACAGCGACGGTACATTCGCAGACTACTCGCACCTGAAGCAAAACGGCAGCATAGTGAGGCCAGGCAGTAAAGTGGAACGCGGCCAACACATCGGGTACAGCGGAAGCACGGGTTTTTCCAACGGTCCGCATCTGCACTTTTCGGTCTTTAACAACAGAATCGACGGCAAGCGCAGTTATATAAAAACGAAATTCAGGACCTCTGAACAGGACGCTGTACTGCTGGAAGAAAAGAAACGATACACAAAAAATTACTAA
- a CDS encoding META domain-containing protein has protein sequence MKKYIITALLSASVISCGVLNTPLSTANQPSLNETQWQLAENVKGKVPTLKVQSGKITGTGGCNNYFGELSTEATTGAFSASKIGSTKMACDSMASESSFFNMLSSVNKYRVVGNTLELYQNGLLLLKFNRIQ, from the coding sequence ATGAAGAAGTATATCATTACAGCCCTACTATCTGCCTCAGTAATTTCGTGTGGAGTATTGAATACTCCTTTGAGCACTGCCAATCAGCCTTCACTAAACGAGACCCAGTGGCAGCTGGCGGAAAATGTAAAAGGAAAAGTGCCAACTCTGAAGGTACAGTCCGGAAAGATTACAGGAACGGGAGGCTGCAACAATTATTTTGGTGAGCTTAGTACAGAAGCCACTACAGGTGCATTTTCTGCTTCAAAAATAGGATCGACCAAGATGGCCTGCGATTCCATGGCTTCTGAATCGTCATTTTTCAATATGCTTTCCAGCGTAAATAAATATCGGGTTGTGGGAAACACCCTGGAGCTTTACCAGAACGGCTTACTCCTGTTGAAATTCAACAGAATACAATAA
- a CDS encoding DinB family protein, with protein MDKPNSTKLEIIVPAFRMHSQSFKNALDGISEESALRRIDNVTNHVVWMAGNLVKCRYWLADLLRLEVKDPNGKLFHEGRALDENLSYPTLEELKKNYAVISPQVYQKLLQVTDEHLDSPCDFGMRIPFVKENVLNMIGMCIGREDYLLGQIGLMRKLLGLKGMSYDLDESLNY; from the coding sequence ATGGACAAGCCCAATTCAACAAAACTCGAAATTATAGTTCCTGCATTCAGGATGCATTCCCAAAGTTTCAAAAATGCCCTGGACGGTATTTCTGAAGAAAGTGCACTCCGCAGAATTGATAATGTAACCAACCACGTGGTCTGGATGGCCGGAAACCTGGTGAAATGCCGCTATTGGCTGGCAGATTTGCTGCGTTTAGAAGTTAAAGATCCTAACGGCAAACTATTCCATGAGGGTCGTGCGCTGGACGAAAACCTGAGCTATCCTACACTTGAGGAACTGAAGAAGAACTACGCTGTGATTTCACCTCAGGTATATCAGAAACTTTTACAGGTAACAGATGAACATTTGGATTCACCATGCGACTTTGGGATGCGAATTCCCTTTGTAAAGGAAAATGTACTCAATATGATAGGTATGTGCATTGGCCGCGAAGATTATCTGCTGGGTCAAATCGGCCTTATGCGCAAACTGCTAGGCTTAAAAGGAATGAGCTATGATCTGGATGAAAGCCTGAACTACTGA
- a CDS encoding SRPBCC family protein: MKLLTFNITIEAAPEKVWNILWNEHSYSRWTSVFQQGSRYEGNLEEGSIVRMCDSVSNGMYNLVLINTPYSQMKFKHLGWLYDGVEDPQDWPNSTESYQLQDLGGETQLTVTVNALEEFLDFFNSNLPKALVQIKVLAEQ, encoded by the coding sequence ATGAAGCTACTCACTTTTAACATTACGATTGAGGCAGCACCGGAAAAAGTTTGGAATATTCTATGGAATGAGCATTCTTACAGCCGGTGGACGTCGGTCTTCCAGCAGGGTTCAAGGTACGAAGGTAATCTGGAAGAAGGAAGCATTGTCCGGATGTGTGATTCTGTGAGTAACGGTATGTATAATCTGGTTCTGATCAATACGCCTTACAGCCAGATGAAATTTAAACATCTGGGTTGGCTTTATGATGGAGTAGAAGATCCGCAGGATTGGCCAAATTCAACAGAGTCATACCAACTTCAGGACTTGGGAGGCGAAACTCAGCTTACCGTTACGGTAAACGCTCTGGAGGAGTTCCTGGATTTCTTCAACAGTAATCTTCCGAAAGCCCTGGTACAGATTAAAGTTTTGGCAGAGCAATAA
- a CDS encoding SRPBCC domain-containing protein — translation MEPIKIDITILEPVQKVWDYMNDPKHITKWSYAHDTWQCTKAENSLVVGGKLKIRMEAKDGSFGFDYEGIYDEIVLFEAIKYHLTDGRKVEVYFNKIDEKTTEVVQIFEPEEQNSREMQRDGWYAILNNFHKYVENH, via the coding sequence ATGGAGCCCATTAAGATTGATATTACCATTTTGGAACCTGTACAGAAAGTTTGGGATTATATGAATGATCCAAAACACATTACCAAATGGAGTTATGCCCATGATACATGGCAGTGTACCAAGGCAGAAAACTCATTGGTTGTGGGGGGCAAACTCAAAATACGTATGGAGGCCAAAGACGGAAGTTTTGGTTTTGACTACGAAGGTATTTATGATGAGATAGTTTTGTTTGAAGCCATTAAATATCATCTGACAGACGGGAGGAAAGTAGAAGTTTACTTCAATAAAATAGATGAAAAGACCACCGAGGTGGTGCAGATCTTTGAGCCGGAAGAGCAGAATTCACGCGAAATGCAGCGGGACGGTTGGTATGCCATCCTGAACAACTTTCATAAGTATGTGGAAAATCACTAA
- a CDS encoding SRPBCC family protein: MVTLSHSIDIKAPAKKIWDVLWNSDSYSEWTQFFSEGSQYRSDWEVDGRTYFMDKSGRNGMVSTIDSLRIPYEVVFKHLGLLQDGVEDTKSREVMEWSGAQEKYFLTEFEGFTKLVGEVQTSEMHEEHMRGAFEKGFEVVKQIAEKG, translated from the coding sequence ATGGTCACACTATCACATTCAATAGACATTAAGGCTCCGGCAAAAAAAATTTGGGACGTTCTTTGGAATTCCGATTCGTATTCGGAATGGACTCAATTTTTCAGTGAGGGATCGCAGTACCGGTCAGACTGGGAAGTTGATGGCCGCACTTACTTTATGGATAAATCCGGCAGGAATGGTATGGTATCTACAATCGACAGTCTGCGCATACCTTACGAAGTTGTTTTTAAACATCTTGGCCTGCTCCAGGATGGTGTGGAGGATACCAAGTCCAGGGAAGTGATGGAATGGAGTGGTGCCCAGGAGAAATATTTCCTTACCGAGTTTGAAGGTTTTACCAAACTTGTGGGCGAGGTTCAAACATCTGAAATGCATGAAGAGCATATGAGAGGCGCCTTCGAAAAAGGCTTCGAAGTTGTAAAACAGATTGCAGAGAAAGGCTAA
- a CDS encoding iron chaperone, producing the protein MSEVDQYINRFPPEVQEILQKIRTLILENVPLAEERLAYGLPGYYLLGKPLVYYGAFSKHIGFYGTPDGHVHFGEELSAYKQGKGSVQFPLTGEIPYGLIEKIVSLRVKQINSNN; encoded by the coding sequence ATGAGTGAAGTTGATCAGTATATCAACCGTTTTCCGCCGGAGGTTCAGGAGATTTTGCAAAAGATCCGTACTCTGATACTGGAAAATGTTCCGCTCGCAGAGGAAAGGCTTGCTTATGGATTGCCAGGGTATTATTTATTGGGCAAACCACTGGTTTACTACGGCGCTTTTTCGAAACATATTGGATTTTACGGCACGCCTGATGGTCATGTGCATTTTGGAGAAGAATTGTCAGCGTATAAACAGGGAAAGGGCTCTGTGCAGTTTCCCTTGACCGGTGAAATTCCCTACGGACTGATTGAGAAAATAGTTAGTCTCCGCGTAAAGCAGATTAACTCCAACAACTAA
- the pheT gene encoding phenylalanine--tRNA ligase subunit beta: MKISNNWLKDYIKTELKPEKTADYLTDIGLEVEGIETFENITGGLEGIVVGKVLTCEKHPNADKLSITTVDTGGEPLQIVCGAPNVAAGQTVSVAVPGTRIHTKDGSFFEIKETKIRGEKSQGMICAEDEIGLGNSHDGIMVLDGSKYVIGTPFADYFHIEKDHIYEIGLTPNRTDAMSHYGVARDLNAFLLTNGLKSEFEKAALQPILFSGSNDFQIEVQDSALCPRYIGAIIEGVTVAESPEWLKNRLQSIGIGSTNNVVDVTNYILHSFGQPLHAFDADKISGNKVVVGPTSAGTAFTTLDGISRKLNGSEIMIKDGNGEPLCIAGVLGGVESGVSQSTKTVFLESAYFNPVAVRKAAKAHSINTDASFRFERGVDPAMTVTALTYAVKMLEDLAGGKLTGSLLEHYPEKIEDHYIILRFSRIEQLLGTKIHREKVKEILKALEITVLNDIQNGLEISVPAYRADVTREVDVIEEILRIYGYNKIETPKKNSYTSVQLPVQDRAQLENSWAATLQGNGFNEVMNNSLTSVKNTDEAVKLLNPLSNDLAYMRKSMLEGLLENAAYNINRKSADLKFFELGNIYHKKEKYTERRQLAILITGREKAENWIVQKSATDFYHLKGYVNLLLDHLGIKMEEKPLEDERFSEALEIVSGGRTIARLGKVSAQMLKDSDLDQLCYYAEIELESAQELRQKGTFKFADLPRFNKIRRDLALLVDKSVSYSDLHAVAVRSKSAYLRNVNLFDVYEGKNLPEGKKSYAMSFELLSEEKTLEEKEISALMNSLIKSFQKEFNAELRG, encoded by the coding sequence ATGAAGATTTCGAATAACTGGCTGAAGGATTATATAAAAACTGAACTTAAACCCGAAAAAACCGCAGATTATCTAACCGATATCGGTCTGGAGGTTGAAGGTATAGAAACTTTTGAAAATATAACAGGCGGTTTGGAAGGCATCGTAGTGGGAAAAGTACTCACCTGCGAAAAGCATCCAAATGCCGACAAGCTGAGTATTACTACAGTGGATACTGGTGGTGAGCCGCTTCAGATTGTGTGTGGGGCTCCTAATGTCGCAGCTGGTCAAACGGTATCTGTTGCTGTACCTGGAACCAGAATTCACACAAAGGACGGAAGCTTCTTTGAAATTAAAGAAACCAAAATCCGTGGCGAAAAGTCACAGGGAATGATTTGCGCCGAAGACGAAATCGGTTTGGGCAACAGCCACGATGGAATTATGGTGCTGGACGGTTCCAAGTATGTAATTGGGACGCCGTTTGCCGATTATTTTCATATTGAAAAAGATCATATCTACGAAATAGGTCTTACCCCTAACCGCACCGACGCAATGTCGCATTATGGAGTGGCGCGTGACCTGAATGCCTTCCTGCTAACCAACGGTCTTAAATCTGAGTTTGAAAAAGCAGCTTTACAGCCTATACTGTTCTCCGGAAGTAACGACTTTCAGATCGAGGTCCAGGACTCTGCTCTGTGTCCACGCTACATAGGTGCCATAATCGAAGGTGTGACTGTAGCGGAATCACCGGAATGGCTTAAGAACAGACTGCAGAGTATCGGTATCGGCTCCACAAATAATGTTGTGGATGTAACAAACTATATTCTGCACAGTTTCGGTCAGCCTTTACATGCATTTGATGCCGACAAAATTTCAGGTAATAAAGTAGTGGTAGGTCCAACTTCAGCGGGAACTGCTTTCACTACCCTGGATGGCATTTCCCGTAAACTGAACGGATCAGAAATTATGATTAAAGACGGCAATGGCGAGCCTTTGTGTATTGCTGGGGTGCTGGGCGGTGTTGAGTCCGGCGTTTCGCAATCCACTAAGACTGTATTTCTGGAAAGTGCCTATTTCAATCCGGTAGCAGTACGAAAAGCTGCAAAGGCCCACAGCATAAATACAGATGCTTCCTTCCGGTTTGAAAGAGGTGTGGATCCGGCGATGACAGTAACCGCACTTACCTATGCGGTGAAGATGCTCGAAGATCTTGCCGGAGGAAAACTAACCGGCAGCCTGCTGGAACATTATCCTGAAAAAATTGAGGATCACTATATTATCCTGAGATTTTCACGCATTGAGCAACTTCTCGGGACTAAGATTCACCGTGAGAAGGTGAAGGAAATCCTTAAAGCGCTGGAAATTACCGTCCTTAATGATATCCAAAACGGTCTGGAAATCTCCGTACCTGCATATCGTGCCGATGTTACCCGTGAGGTAGACGTCATCGAGGAGATATTGAGGATTTACGGGTATAACAAAATTGAAACTCCTAAGAAAAATTCTTATACATCAGTACAGCTGCCTGTTCAGGACCGTGCCCAGCTGGAAAATTCGTGGGCGGCCACGTTACAGGGCAACGGTTTTAATGAAGTGATGAATAACTCCCTTACGAGTGTGAAGAACACCGATGAGGCCGTTAAGCTTCTCAATCCACTCAGCAACGATCTGGCATATATGCGTAAATCAATGCTGGAAGGGCTGTTGGAAAATGCAGCGTATAACATTAACCGTAAATCGGCTGATCTCAAGTTCTTTGAATTGGGAAATATTTATCACAAAAAAGAAAAATACACGGAACGCAGGCAGCTGGCCATCCTAATTACCGGACGCGAAAAAGCCGAAAACTGGATTGTTCAGAAATCTGCTACAGATTTTTACCATCTTAAAGGTTATGTGAACCTGCTCTTGGATCATTTAGGCATTAAGATGGAGGAAAAACCTCTTGAAGACGAACGGTTTTCCGAGGCGCTGGAAATTGTTTCCGGTGGCCGCACCATTGCGCGTCTGGGTAAGGTGTCCGCACAGATGTTAAAGGACAGTGATTTGGACCAACTCTGCTATTATGCCGAAATTGAGCTGGAGAGTGCACAGGAGCTTCGCCAAAAGGGAACCTTTAAGTTCGCTGATCTTCCACGATTTAATAAAATCCGAAGAGACTTGGCGTTGCTTGTAGATAAATCGGTGTCTTACAGTGATTTGCATGCTGTTGCGGTAAGAAGCAAGTCTGCTTACCTGAGAAATGTCAATCTTTTTGATGTTTATGAAGGTAAAAATTTGCCTGAAGGCAAAAAGTCATACGCGATGAGCTTTGAATTACTGAGTGAAGAAAAAACTCTTGAAGAAAAAGAGATCTCTGCACTTATGAACTCTCTTATTAAAAGCTTTCAGAAGGAATTCAACGCAGAGTTGCGTGGATAG
- a CDS encoding 3-hydroxybutyryl-CoA dehydrogenase — protein MNKRIVIIGAGTMGNGIAHTFAQTGYQVSLVDVSQEALDRGLKTITSNLDRIIAKGNLTEQQKSTTLNNITTFTTLEEAAKDADLIVEAATENIDLKLKIFRQMDELAPENCILATNTSSISITKIASVTSRPEKVIGMHFMNPVPIMKLVEIIKGYSTSKETFSEIFELSKALGKVPVEVNDYPGFVANRILMPMINEAIETLYNGVAGVEEIDTVMKLGMAHPMGPLQLADFIGLDVCLAILNVMHDGFKNPKYAPCPLLVNMVTAGKMGVKSGEGFYDYAESKKAEKVAAAFLK, from the coding sequence ATGAACAAAAGAATCGTAATCATTGGCGCGGGAACTATGGGAAACGGAATTGCGCATACCTTTGCACAAACCGGTTATCAGGTAAGTCTCGTAGATGTTTCGCAGGAAGCACTGGACCGCGGACTTAAAACGATCACATCCAACCTGGACAGGATCATTGCAAAAGGCAACCTGACTGAGCAGCAAAAATCCACCACGCTTAACAACATCACTACTTTTACCACGCTGGAAGAGGCTGCAAAGGATGCGGACCTGATTGTTGAAGCAGCTACTGAAAACATAGACCTTAAGCTTAAAATATTCAGACAGATGGATGAACTGGCGCCGGAAAACTGCATCCTGGCTACCAACACTTCTTCCATTTCCATCACCAAAATTGCTTCGGTAACTTCAAGACCGGAAAAAGTGATAGGAATGCACTTCATGAATCCTGTACCGATCATGAAACTTGTTGAGATCATTAAAGGGTATTCCACATCAAAAGAGACTTTTAGTGAGATCTTTGAGTTAAGCAAAGCTTTAGGCAAAGTCCCTGTAGAGGTAAACGATTATCCGGGTTTTGTGGCGAACAGAATTTTGATGCCCATGATAAATGAAGCGATAGAAACACTGTACAACGGTGTAGCCGGAGTAGAGGAAATTGATACAGTGATGAAGTTGGGAATGGCTCATCCAATGGGACCACTGCAACTGGCAGATTTTATAGGTCTGGATGTATGTCTGGCTATTCTGAATGTAATGCACGACGGCTTCAAAAATCCAAAGTATGCTCCATGCCCACTTCTCGTAAATATGGTTACTGCCGGTAAAATGGGCGTGAAGTCAGGCGAAGGTTTCTACGATTATGCTGAATCCAAAAAAGCAGAAAAAGTGGCGGCAGCATTTCTAAAATAG
- the bla gene encoding class A beta-lactamase, subclass A2, with protein MKVTFILSFLLLAAGIYAQNLKGDIERIIKGKDATVAVSVLKLGESYNVDINGDKKLPMQSVFKFHIALAVLDAADNGKLSLDQPIFIKKADLLENTWSPIRNKYPEGNISLPLQEIIRYTLAESDNNGCDILLRLIGGTEAVQNFMDTKEISDFSIKANEEEMHRDWNVQYTNYTTTNSMNTVLKKFKEGKMVSAKSTDFLWKVMLGTKTGLNKIKDQLPAGTPVAHKTGSSGKNSAGLTGAENDAGIITLPSGDQYALSIFISDSRETDAVNCKIISDISMKVWQHFSGMTKYEK; from the coding sequence ATGAAAGTTACATTTATTCTTAGCTTTCTCCTTTTGGCCGCCGGGATTTATGCCCAGAACTTAAAAGGTGATATAGAACGGATCATAAAAGGAAAAGATGCAACTGTAGCTGTATCTGTTCTCAAACTGGGCGAGTCCTACAATGTGGACATTAACGGCGACAAAAAACTTCCGATGCAGAGTGTTTTTAAATTTCACATTGCATTGGCAGTTCTGGATGCCGCAGACAATGGAAAACTTTCCCTGGATCAGCCAATTTTCATCAAAAAAGCGGATTTGTTGGAGAACACGTGGAGTCCCATCAGAAACAAATATCCGGAAGGTAACATTTCACTACCGCTGCAAGAAATCATCCGTTATACTCTTGCTGAAAGTGACAATAACGGCTGTGATATACTTCTTAGACTTATTGGCGGTACAGAAGCCGTTCAAAATTTTATGGATACAAAAGAAATTTCCGACTTTTCAATAAAAGCTAATGAAGAGGAAATGCACCGTGACTGGAACGTGCAGTATACGAACTATACCACTACAAATTCTATGAATACAGTGCTGAAGAAGTTTAAGGAAGGCAAAATGGTATCAGCTAAATCAACAGATTTTTTGTGGAAAGTAATGCTGGGAACCAAAACCGGCCTGAATAAAATAAAGGACCAGCTGCCGGCGGGCACTCCGGTGGCTCATAAAACAGGATCATCAGGTAAAAATTCAGCCGGGCTTACCGGTGCTGAAAATGATGCAGGCATTATTACACTGCCGAGCGGAGATCAGTACGCTCTTAGTATTTTTATTTCGGATTCCAGGGAAACTGATGCTGTGAACTGTAAAATTATATCAGACATTTCAATGAAAGTATGGCAGCATTTTAGCGGCATGACCAAATATGAAAAATAA
- a CDS encoding nuclear transport factor 2 family protein, with the protein MDNKEIARQFFENLFVNNNKAYEVLADDVRVDWPGFGMETLVGRDSLRKFMDDSGPDRVVDMQIRNLLAEGDTVIAAGSISTETAGKTERSHFADVYTVQNGKITALQSYMVFDKGNDKD; encoded by the coding sequence ATGGATAACAAAGAAATTGCCAGACAGTTTTTCGAAAACCTGTTCGTAAACAACAATAAAGCCTATGAGGTTCTGGCAGATGACGTTCGTGTGGACTGGCCAGGATTCGGCATGGAAACGCTTGTGGGCCGCGACAGTCTGCGCAAATTTATGGATGACAGCGGACCGGACAGGGTCGTGGATATGCAAATCAGGAATCTCCTTGCCGAAGGCGATACTGTAATTGCGGCAGGAAGCATCAGTACCGAAACAGCCGGTAAGACGGAACGTTCCCATTTCGCAGATGTGTATACGGTACAGAATGGAAAAATCACCGCTCTGCAAAGCTATATGGTCTTCGACAAAGGAAATGATAAAGACTAA